From a region of the Kwoniella mangroviensis CBS 8507 chromosome 1 map unlocalized Ctg01, whole genome shotgun sequence genome:
- a CDS encoding ubiquitin-like protein 5, with protein sequence MPRSPSPRRSRSRSPPPRHHPKKPKELSFYKKSSSSVGSFSQRRDPLDDEPTARERAERRERGEVPQRFGGTREQGVRNSMGNVSGGVQKSMGSLGRKEAPLDRKGVKGDNRRDRDRYRDRRDDRGDYRRDDRDMDRRDRHRDDDRRYRDRDREDRRDRDGHRDGRRDREQRREPPSGPSGGPPARPPAAAPSAPSAASMRFIEVIANDRMGRKVRVKCLPTDTVGDLKKLIAAQTGTTAQKIQLKKWYTNFKDHVSLQDYEINDGMSLEMY encoded by the exons CCACGCCGTTCCCGCTCCCGTTCCCCTCCACCCCGTCATCACCCAAAGAAACCCAAGGAACTCTCATTCTACAaaaaatcatcttcgtccgtCGGTTCCTTCTCCCAACGTAGAGATCCACTGGATGACGAACCTACCGCCCGAGAGCGTGCGGAAAGGAGGGAGAGGGGTGAAGTGCCTCAGAGGTTCGGTGGAACGAGAGAACAGGGCGTGAGGAATTCGATGGGTAATGTGTCGGGAGGTGTACAAAAGAGCATGGGTAGTTTGGGCAGGAAAGAGGCTCCATTGGATAGGAAGGgagtgaaaggtgataatagaagagatagagataggtATAGGGAtagaagggatgatagggGTGATTATCGGAGAGATGATAGGGATATGGATAGGAGGGATAGACacagagatgatgataggagGTATAgggatagagatagagaagacAGAAGGGATAGGGATGGACatagagatggaagaagagacagagagCAGCGAAGAGAACCTCCCTCTGGACCTTCAGGCGGACCTCCTGCTAGACCTCCTGCAGCTGCACCTTCAGCACCATCAGC TGCATCGATGCGTTTTATAGAAGTGATAGCAAACGACCGAATGGGAcgtaaag TACGAGTAAAATGCCTTCCTACAGATACTGTGGGAGATCTCAAAAAACTCATCGCTGCTCAGACGGGTACGACAGCACAGAAAATTCAATTGAAGAAGTGGTATACGAATTTCAAGGATCACGTTTCTTTACAGGATTATGAAATAaatgatgggatg AGTTTGGAGATGTATTAA
- a CDS encoding ATP-dependent (S)-NAD(P)H-hydrate dehydratase — MALKQHAHLLSLVRSMIPPLSPKLHKGQAGRIGVLGGSGDYSGAPYFSSMGAMRFGADLAHVICEPGAGAVIKTYSPDLIVHGVLDESKSMDQIKEELKGILARLHVLIVGPGLGRSEHMQNCAKVAFEIAKENDQMGVVVDADGLWLVQNEPQVVMDWPGVPRIVLTPNVMEFKRLCEKLQIDPNSSPETLCPKLASALGNVTIIQKGSVDIISNGLKIPPPLKAEGSSTQGKDDILESDTEGGLKRVGGQGDILSGSTGVLLAWGSEWVRGTYKDVGHPPPSDKGIAENIPLLAAYGASTFNRTVSKRGFEKKGRSMVTGDLVDLVGPVYEELFGKPGEGEGKGKL, encoded by the exons ATGGCTTTGAAACAACACGCCCACTTACTATCCCTGGTGAGGAGCATGATTCCACCCCTCTCACCTAAATTGCACAAAGGCCAAGCTG GTAGGATCGGTGTACTGGGTGGATCTGGAGA CTACTCCGGAGCACCTTACTTCTCTTCCATGGGAGCTATGCGATTCGGGGCTGATTTGGCGCATGTGATCTGCGAGCCTGGAGCTGGGGCCGTCATCAAGACATA TTCCCCTGATCTCATCGTACATGGCGTCTTGGATGAATCGAAATCAATGGATCAGATtaaagaggaattgaaggGTATATTGGCGAGACTG CACGTACTTATCGTTGGACCAGGGTTGGGCCGTTCAGAGCATATGCAGAATTGTGCCAAAGTAGCTTTCGAGATTGCTAAAGAGAACGATCAGATGGGTGTGGTAGTTGATGCAGATGGATTGTGGCTGGTACAG AACGAACCTCAGGTGGTCATGGATTGGCCGGGGGTACCTCGAATCGTTTTAACTCCTAATGTTATGGAGTTCAAGAGACTCTGCGAGAAGTTG CAAATCGACCCCAACTCATCCCCTGAGACATTATGTCCCAAGCTCGCCTCTGCCCTTGGTAACGTGACGATCATCCAAAAAGGTTCTGTCGACATAATTTCCAATGGGCTCAAGATCCCTCCCCCTCTTAAAGCAGAAGGAAGCAGCACAcaagggaaagatgatatcttgGAGAGTGATACTGAAGGTGGTCTGAAGAGAGTTggaggtcaaggtgatatcTTGTCGGGAAGTACGGGTGTATTGTTGGCCTGGGGAAGTGAATGGGTCAGAGGAACTTACAA AGACGTCggtcatcctcctccttcagatAAGGGAATCGCAGAGAACATCCCTCTTCTCGCTGCATATGGTGCATCAACTTTCAACAGGACGGTATCAAAGAGGGGAttcgagaagaaaggtagaagTATGGTCACTGGAGATCTGGTTGATCTGGTTGGACCAGTATATGAGGAGTTGTTTGGTAAACctggtgaaggagagggtaAAGGGAAGCTCTAG